ATGTGTGACGACTCTGTACATACCGATTTCACACAGGTATCCAGTAAACTGGTAGGGACAGGAACACCAAGAATCAGCGCCATCACCGAGACAGCTACCTCCATTCAAACAGCCATCCACGTCGCAATTTGGAAATTCTACAGAGTATTTAAAAGATTAAAGCATGATGCTTACAGTTTACATACAACACCACACTACCCTAccctacactacactacactacactacactacactacactacactacactacactacactacccTACGCTACGCTACGCTACGCTACGCTACGCTATGCTACGCTACGCTACGCTACGCTACACAACACTACacaacactacactacactacactacactacactacactacactacactacactacactacactacacaacactacactacactacactacactacactacactacactacactacactgcactacactacactacactacactacactacactacactacactacactacactacactacactacactacactacactaccctacactacactacacaacactacactacactacactacactgcactacacaacactacactacactacactacactacactacactacactacactacactacactacactacactacgctacgctacactacactacactacactacactacactacactacactacactacactacactacactacactacactacactacactacactacactacactacacaacactacactacactacactacactacactacactacactacactacactacactacactacactacactacactaaacTAGCTACACTATACCACACCACACTACACTTGTTACactacaccacaccacaccactaCTGTACATTACGCTATTCTACCCTGTATCACACAACATCGCACAGCACTACGATACAATCAAATacaaaccagatgtgaactgaatgtgctcacgtgtttaataCATAATAGTAGTGATCGATCAGCGATCGGCAGATGCAAGTCATACCAGATGAACGCTAAAAATAAGTATCCATTTAGTATTgattatttgtaactttaatAGAGCCTTTCCACAAATTCCACGTGAGTTTTTCAGGGTTATTTTATGGCTATCGaggtagttttgaaaattactcTTCGCCACGATGATGTTTTGACCTCAAAGAGTTATGGAGGCTGGCCATTTTTTACACATTTAAGATTTGTGCTGTTACGTAGTTTACCGACCGGAAAAAGACTAAAACTTACCCGCCCTCaacgaaaaaaattgccccttGCCCATTTTATCCCCTTTGATATGTGGAAAGTGAAAAGAATCTACAAAGTGACAGCAAGAGAGTACTTTTTTTGCAAAAGGTTTTCATGTTGCTCACCATCATATACGTATGACTACACTATACACACCGGTTTCACACTGGTATCCAGTAAACGGGTAGGGACATGAACACCAAGAATCAACGATATCGATGATACAGCTACCTCCATTCAAACAGCCATCCACTTCGCAATTCGGAAATTCTGCAGAGTATTTAAAAGATTATATCATgcttacattttacatacaacGCTTAACTACACTACACAGCACTTCACTACACTTCActtcactacactacactacactacactacactacactacactacactacactacactacactacactacactacactacactacactacactacactacactacactacactacactacactacactacactacactacactacactacactacactacacaacactacacaacactacactacactacactacactacactacactacactacactacactacacaacactacactacactacactacgctaccctacactacactacactgcactacactacacaaccctacactacactacactacactacactacactacactacactacactacactacactacccTACATACACTACACAAccctacactacactacactacactacactacactacactacactacactacactacactacactacactacactacactacactacactacactacgcTACACTAcgctacactacactacactacactacactacactacactacactacactacactacactacactacactacactacactacactacactacactacactacactacactacactacactacactacactacactacactacactacactacactacactacactacactacactacactacactacaccacTACTGTACATTACACTATTCTACCCTGTACCACACAACATCGCACAGCACTACGATACAATCAAATACAagccagatgtgaactgaatgtgctcacgtgttttaagACATAATAGTAGTGATCGATCAGCGATCGGCAGATGCAGGTCATACCAGATGAACGCTCAAAATAAATATCCATTCAGTATTgattatttgtaactttaatAGAGCCTTTCCACAAATCCCCACGTGAGTTTTTCACGGTCATTTTATGGCTATCGaggtagttttgaaaattactcTTCGCCACGATGGTGTTTTGACCTCTAAGAGTTATGGAGGCTGGCCATTTTTTTACACATTTAAGATTTGTGCCTGTTACGTAGTTTACCAACCGAAAAAAGACTAAAACTTACCCGCCCCTCAACGAAGAAAAATTGCCCCTTGCCCATTTTATCCCCTTTGATGTGTGAAAAGTGAAAAGAATCTACAAAGTGACCACAGGAGAGTACTTTTTTGCAAAAAGTTTTTCATATTGCTCACGATCATATACGTATGACTACACTATACACACCGGTTTCACACTGGTATCCAGTAAACGGGTAGGGACATGAACACCAAGAATCAACGATATCGATGATACAGCTACCTCCATTCAAACAGCCATCCACTTCGCAATTCGGAAATTCTGCAGAGTATTGAAAAGATTATATCATgcttacattttacatacaacGCTTAACTACACTACACAGCACTTCACTACACTTCActtcactacactacactacactacactacactacactacactacactacactacactacactacactacactacactacccTGTACCTCACATCGCACAACAATatgatacaataaaatacaaaaatccaTACAAGACAATACAATGTAACACAATACGACACCGCACAAATAATGCattaaatacaatacaatacaatacaacacacCAAAACAATTCAACACAACAGCTCAGCATAGCAGAGCAATATACAATAGTACACAatacaataaaacaacaaaacacaataCAATTCATTccaatacaataaaataaaataaaatacgatAAAATACAATAGAATGCACCAAAACACAACACACCACAACACGACACAATATAGCACAATACAATAGTatgatataaaataatattacaccagtatattgatggcgcaaatacagcgatctgattggtcgaaacgcgaaaagaaccatgctatattcgcgatatagcaCGCGTAACAGACGTGCAAgctctcggcaagagcaaaaatccatttttttacgttccatgccagaatttcaatatactgttatgatataatagcaataaatcacacccagcgacggtataccgctCGGTGACCACTTCACATCACGCTATATCGCTCGTAcacatatgtcgtgaactgagTCAAAGTCTCGTGGTATATCGTCGCTTGGTTTGCTTTATgctaaaatacaatacaatacaatacaatacaatacaatacaatacaatacaatacaatacaatacaatacaatacaatacaatacaatacaatacatattgaggttatccctcgatatcacctcttgatgcggtcgtattgctgcgagtgcggttgtgggccgcatcacacgagtcgaagacgagtgtgatgcggcccacaaccgcacgagcagcaatacgaccctaccaagaggtgatatcgaggaataacctctttatcatatacctatgcccacgttattaaatgaataaatctcgtatactgaaatatgatacgtttcactgtggtttttcttgatggactacatttgtttgcgtcatcttgctaaggcggattgatatactagcgtctgacgtaatctatcagctggctcattgccaattattttacggttgagcagagaaatgcttgaactctgtcatcaaacatgtaggatatctaccgaatcggtacggtacatgcaagtgttgtgtttggtattattttccagatcgcatttaccatgaatacacgatatttttgaaagttgtgcttttgaatttgccggtcctccgacatgtccgatttgcttgtcgtctgcgcgtctGAGCTTATGCACGGACCGAACAGCTggtctgtcatcgatctgtcagtgccGGCATGCCCGTACggtgtgatgctctgctctttaatttgttcaaattggtagcactactagcaggttaatccgatatcgacacatgtgttttatttagttaccccgcatttccctatgcttcaaaaccctgccacttttggagatcggacatgatatcgtagtcaaagtcaaaatcatagactGGCacccacaggcgcttggcacattgctgggataataatcgtatttaatatgtagaatgtctatatacgacttgattattcagtaaaagaatcaccgtacatgAGATataagtgtaggcctataggcctacatattgactggcattataccgagtggctatggctgcctggctcaggccaggcgaacgcactgcataatcatcaatgtgtagaatgtctacatgacttgattatttaataaagaataacggtacgtgatattactgtacatgtcgggaGTGGCTGTAGCTGCGGGGCTttggcccggcttgggcccgttgtccactgctgcacagacataaactcaaggcgtgaaagcttttcaccgcccgatttcataaatcagcgaaattcaggaTCTCTGAGCGTTTTCGGTGATGAAAACTGGTCATCGGTCaggtggttgcataaacaatcgatcgactggccctTTTGCctaaatcataccttaccctatgctactggcaagaaatcgtcctgaaatcggctgggcacaccaacccagcgccggccattttgaataagcttcCTGCAACGCACGCGTCCAATGAAAGAAGAGCAATTGAAAGACAATacgtcatctgccaagggttgtaatGCACAGGCGCATACATTACatgcagctcattcaaaatggccggcgctgggttggtgtgcccagccgattttaggacgatttctcgccagtagcatagggtaaggtatgattttaggcaaaagaggtcagtcgatcgattgtttatgcaaccatctgaccgttgaccagtttttatcaccggaaacgctcagagttaatgaatttcgctgatttatgaaatcgagcggtgaaaagctttctggCCTTTTCATCTTGTCTGTGCAGCGGTGGACAACTGGCccaagccgggcccaagccctgcagagctctacagccgcttgGTTAAGCTGgctcacatgtacagtaatatcacgtaccgttattctttattaaataatcaagtcttgtagacattctacacattgatgtttatgcagtgcgttcgccgggcccgagccatagccattcgtgtataatgccagtcaacatgtaggcctataggcctaggcctacactaatatcacgtacagtgattctttttattgaataatcaagtcgtatatagatattctacatattaaatacgattattatcccagcaatgtgccaagagCCTGTGCTGGCACCatagtttgttttgattagggcgccaccatgtaagtagtccggtatgcaaatcaacaggccgtatcaggctttgttatgtaaatcaacaggtcgtatcacttttttatatgcaaatattcaattgaatgaaagaaagacgtactgatcattcctttcatatgcaatcaacaaggcgtatcactttattgacatgcaaataaacatgataaatcatgtcactgaactcagtacagacacaatacagggcataggtatatgataaaaaaaatacaatgcaatgcaatgcaatacaatacaatacaatacaatacaatacaatacaatacaatacaatacaatacaatacaatacaatacaatacacgGAGTTCTCCATGGCTTGAAAAACAGTGGGCGACTataatgtataatttgcataatattttgttgtgataaAAACAAGTCCATTCTTTTGTCAAgtcattaacatatgaatagattgttCCCAAAACAGGGGGTGGCCAACCCCTACAAAATCCCCCTGTGGAGAACCCTTATAGAATTCAATACAACAAACTTAATAAAATAATCgctatcataccaatccataatccaataacactaggtcaaaatttgtaagacaatagttgtataataataataataataataataataataataataataataatcttttatTTGCGTttcaaggcctccggcccatatgCAAAGGGGGTacattggaattttttttcaaaaacaaaaatactacaAAACATATGAGTTGAGTGAATCACAGAATATATCAGAAAAGACTAATAAATAGACTCGCAACTGACAAGGTATTTCCCTCCTAAATGCTCTTGGTAAAGTCTTTACCACAGTCCTCAATGTTCGTTTAACCACATGGTCGGACAGTTCAAATATAGTGTCAGATTGCCAATCAGGGCTCAGAAAGAATCATAGTactgttgacaatattttttttttgtatttaacattttattgggACACTTGAGGTTTACAAAAAGGTGGTTTTCCAATTGTTACATGAATGTATTTTTACATATCTCATGATTTTCATGTAGTAATAcagattataataataataataataataataataataataataataatacaggtCTTGTACTTGTAAATAAAAGGAATATCAAGTTGACACACACaagagacagaaagaaagagaaaaagaaaacttaTAATCTTAAAAACTGTCCCCATTTCTTAAGATGAGAGTTCAACTTATTCTTTTTGTTAGCAATATGAAATTCcaagttttgaatattttgcagatattttttgaaagcacCCAAActtggtttttgtttttgatattttgatctaTAAATGTAGTATTTAGCAGCAAGGATtacaaagtttaaaaataaagaaaatcttCCATCATCAAGAATAATTTGCCTAACAGTTGGGTGACTCTGAAATCCAATTCTATTTCCCTATAAATACCCTCCCAAAATTCCACCACAATTacacatatcatgaaacaaatgaaCCAGTATTTCACTCTGTTCCTCACAAAAGGTACATTTCTCGGAGTCAACTCTTGATGGTGTCATTTTTGATAACGTTACATTGGTTGGAAGTATATTATGCAGTACTTTAAACTGGAATGCTCtagcttattattattataataagctgttgacaatatttttgttctgcactctatcattcaaaaatatttaagcATAAGACGCGGTAAAATTTATTGTCTCTTTATCGACTTTTCCAAGGCCTTTGATAGAATTAACCACTCTCTTTTGTTATATAAACTTTTGTCACTGGGTATGAAaggcaaaataattaaaattttgcATTCTATGTATAGTGGTATCAAGTCTTGTGTGCGGGCTGGTAATGTATCGTCTCAGTATTTTGAATGCTCAGCTGGAGTGAGACAGGGATGCATTCTCAGTCCAATACTATTTAGTTTCTTTATTGAAGAACTCAATCATATGTTCATGTCATCTGGTCAAATGGGTATTCAGCTAACACAAGATATGTGCGACCTTTTTGACCTCCTGTATGCAGATGATGTGGTAATATTTGCCGATTCGATTAGAAATCTCCAGCGTCTAATTGATATTCTTTctacattttgtacaaaatggcGTATGGAGGTTAACCTCGACAAAACGAAGGTTATGATTTTTCGAAAAGGGGGTCATCCCTCCCGTTTAGAAAAGTGGTATTTCCGTGGTGAAATGCTTGAAATAGTTTCGTATTACAAATACTTGGGTCTTCTTCTCTCTTCAAGAATACTTGGTCGAAAGCGGTGTACACTTTAGCTTATCAAGCCAGTAAGGCTTTGAATATATTGTCCGCATCCAGACGGAAATTAGATTTTCTGGatattaatgttcattttaattATTCGATGCAATGATAGTACCAATTTTATCATATGGGGCAGAAATTTGgggatttcaatattttgaggttTTAGAGAATGTACAGAAGAGGTGGTGTAGGCTACTGTTGGGAGTACCTaaacaatagttgtaaacatagacacaaaacagcacagaacatacagtaaatagacggtacacaaacaaagtcatattcatgaaagaaagatatatggacctctggccagaagaccaagaagtgatgtcaggtgtttcgaaaatagtaagcgcatcctgccccacatgtggcacccgccatatatcaatctgtacgtcagataggtagtggtcactaactaaggccccatgtcaccgatgccatcagtgatcatttgtcgttAATAACTTAATCGTTACAACCTCAAAGCTTACCTGTTTCGCAGAATCTTCCAGTGTATTCAGCGGGACAAGAACAATCGAACTCCAATCCATATCCTGACCAGCCGCAAATGCCTCCGTTCAAACACCCATATCCGCACGCCGGTGGAGGCGGTTCATTTTCTTGGCAAAAGATATGTGAAAACATAAGAATATTAATGCAGGGACCTAGAGTTAATAAAATGAGAATTCTAGCGAAGCAATTTACTGCAGAGAATTATccgaaaaattacaaaaagacGATATACGGAACTCTGGACAAAAGAACCAAGAGaaaatgtaccaaaaattaTTGGCTGCGAGGAGCAAAGGACCTGCAAATCCTTTTCCAATGATTGAACCTTTCATTACCAATAGCACGCCCTGCAAGTATTAAAGAACTCGCAAGAAGGATTCATTGTCGACATAAGAAAAACCTTTTGGGTTTAATCGTATTCCATCGATATAACGCTTCTTCAAAAAAACTCTGAACACTTCCTAATACTTTTCTCCTCGAAATGTTTCATTATCCACTTTAAAGTTCAAGAATTAAATGCAAGattcaccatgcaaagtttcagATTAAGGAAGCAAATTATGTCCGATTGATTGAGTAATTAAATTAATATGGTCGCCGATCACGCTTTGGTGAAAAAAAGAATTGTCGTTTCCTCAAAAGGACAaaggaaatttaattttcttgacATTATTCAAAGTGAGCCAATACAAGTTTCcgataataaaatatttataagtGTTTAAGGATCagtagctgtaacgtttgatgataatttctcactatttctgtttttaatgaCTAAAAAAGCGTGGGAGTTAAGGAACTAGGCCAGTAGTATCTGGAAACCCAGGGTTTTGTTTTTTCAAGGAAATTAGCCCAACTGGAAAATTGGCTGATTTCCTTCGCCATTAGAACTTGGTATATTCTCAATGGTTTCTAGGGTGATGAGCATACCTGTAAAGAAGTAAGCTTACGGCACAAAGATGAGAAAAATCGAACATAGCATTAAACCAAATCAACCTCCGAATGGGAATGCTGAAGGGACGTTTGTAGGAGAGTACTTTTTTTTAGTAAACATGTTAACAGAATACCTTGCAATCCAGGATGATCATGTACGGGGTATCTGAAAGACACAGGCTGGATACAATTATGATTTCCTGGACCTTTGATCACACTGGCGTGAAGGTGAGCCATATCGATGACTGATGATTGAATAATGTGCACTATATTCTATGACCTGTCCGTCGCACTTCAATTGGTCGAGCttaaccacgtgactgaccacaaatacacagtaatggtttgtttacatgcccttTCATAAAGGtcatgaaaaatcacaaaatgaaatGGAGCACCTgttggccaagtttagacacttttttccaaaaaaatctccggatttgaaAAAACGTTTTACAGCCCGCTGACAGtacactactcactgacagaaACGCGCAGCACGTCACTGTTAAGTGAATACAACATTTGTATGCGTAATACGAGTTTTGGGCCCCATTGTCTTTCGCgagggaaattttcgtaaatttttaaggttttcttgagtttgttgataatataatggacaataaTAGAGTCCGCCCTGACCATAATGGTTTATTGATAGatgcgggcgagaggaaagcctaAATTAACACGCTAGTCAAGGCTCGCCCCTTTCCCTTTATTTCTATAACGACAGACTCGTGCAAAACGGAAATTTTCGATGCCAATCTAAATTGCGATGCACTGGTTTGACTCGTGCAAAAACGAAACATCACAATAATATTATAATTATGTTCTAAGTACATAGAAtacgattggaaataatttgggataagtggatggtgaagtaatgtcgatttaatctgcaaatcttagctcatctgcttttctttactgttacacatttgtttttatgagtaatttgtaacatcgcaacattcagctatacggcacctaacatttttgagaaatttgaaaaatataacgatcaaattatcccaaattagttccaatcgcgtcaTAGTACTCCAGACTGATAGTTTAAAAAGGTGCTACCGTGACACTCAGTTAACAATGTGAAAACAATTGTGAGGAAATATCACGTACAATTTctctaaaaatgtattttaggGATTCGCGCCAACCACACAGACAAGTTGAATTAATGCTTTAGTTGTGGTCGGTCTCCTTCATCGAGAATCGATTCTGGGTGGCGTTAATTGATTGTATTGGTCTGAATGAGGCCGACGTTTACCTGCTCCGCAGTGGGCTTCATCGGAATTGTCTCCACAGTCATCCCATTCATCGCATTCCCAGTCACCTGTTATGCACATGCCAGTGTCGCAGACAAAATCATCTGGATGGCAACCTAAGGAAAGGAACGACAAACAACAAACCTGTTACATTGCGTTCATATTCAGAATGCCGGTTGATAGATGAAGACATTAACATGGCCCTGCGGACATGCAACCAATTGGCTACATGTTTCCGTGACGCTGCACGTTAGCCTGTGATGTGCAGCGGCTCGGAGGGTGATATCTCATCGGTAgattatttacagcaatttaaaaCGAGGACTGTTGTGTAGCTGATCGGCTGTTTGGAAATGATTCAATGGTGACAATCCGGTGTTTTCAGTcgggttcaaactcacaacatatggcagccagtcacctagcggagaagcagcagacagaaccgctcggccaaatcgcCATAATAAGAGTAGTTCAGTAACAGAGctaggttgttgtaatttttctgactgcgacccctccacgcGCTGTAGAATTCATGACCACTCACATtcgtacactcactatcacacatcgcacacaaactttatggaATGATTTTGGTAGACCAATTTGCGAAAAGCTTCCGAGGCGCGG
This DNA window, taken from Ptychodera flava strain L36383 chromosome 4, AS_Pfla_20210202, whole genome shotgun sequence, encodes the following:
- the LOC139131091 gene encoding delta-like protein 4 produces the protein MCITGDWECDEWDDCGDNSDEAHCGAENEPPPPACGYGCLNGGICGWSGYGLEFDCSCPAEYTGRFCETEFPNCDVDGCLNGGSCLGDGADSWCSCPYQFTGYLCEIEIPSCQSCSPTASCNQAPCDCQGDCAASGTQPPGVTEIGTEENIYGAD